One segment of Phycisphaerae bacterium DNA contains the following:
- a CDS encoding tyrosine-protein phosphatase — MNKRAPRPFSRLAIVVASLIGVAGASAGLIYLQHIQLPKRLSEVDPGVLYRSAQPKIAQIDNTIEEFGVKTLVIVREGESRAVPDEKEHAQSQGLRVIHIPVESRKPVPDEHVKRFFEIVDDPANRPVWVHCSAGRHRTGYLCALYRIERMGWSVEEATAEMISFGFDKADQSPVLDQLKAYRPGRWKKTATTSPSDQ; from the coding sequence ATGAATAAGAGAGCGCCGCGTCCTTTCTCGCGCCTTGCCATCGTCGTCGCTTCGTTGATCGGCGTCGCGGGGGCATCGGCGGGGCTGATCTACCTTCAGCATATCCAGCTCCCCAAACGGCTCTCCGAGGTCGATCCGGGAGTTCTCTACCGTAGCGCCCAGCCGAAGATTGCGCAAATCGACAACACGATCGAGGAATTCGGCGTCAAAACGCTGGTGATCGTCCGCGAAGGCGAGAGCCGCGCGGTGCCCGACGAAAAAGAACATGCCCAGTCTCAGGGGCTTCGCGTCATCCATATTCCGGTGGAGAGCCGAAAGCCGGTTCCCGACGAACACGTGAAGCGGTTTTTTGAGATCGTTGACGATCCCGCAAACCGGCCGGTTTGGGTACATTGTTCCGCTGGTCGTCATCGGACAGGATACCTGTGTGCGCTCTATCGCATCGAACGGATGGGATGGTCCGTCGAGGAAGCGACGGCGGAGATGATATCATTCGGCTTCGATAAGGCGGACCAGTCGCCGGTACTGGACCAGTTGAAGGCATACCGGCCGGGTCGCTGGAAGAAAACGGCGACGACCTCGCCATCCGACCAATGA
- a CDS encoding iron ABC transporter permease, with amino-acid sequence MTRLNRRRYFTSLAVGAGLFLVVLVLSPGIGNQSDSIGILDAWRSFLHRHDAPSPPIEYVIGFRLRLPRTLLALEAGVALALCGAVFQTLFRNALATPYTLGIASGGSLGALMAIFWGIEFTILGISGVTLFAFIGALAVIAVVFLFTRGTRRLTTNELLLAGVTLGMFCSAMMMLVTSMSNVRQTFEIIRWMMGSLESIGHLNWASNLPLIVPACALLLASGRALNQYLLGDELAAARGVNVARLQAICILCGSLATASVVAVCGPIGFVGLVVPHVTALMVGRDCRILLPVSALLGGVFLAVCDWISQLAMVWAGALAGQSLAVVVLPIGVVTALVGVPIFLVLLHRRVA; translated from the coding sequence ATGACTCGGCTCAATCGCCGCCGCTATTTCACGTCTCTGGCCGTCGGCGCCGGACTGTTTCTGGTTGTCCTGGTTTTGAGTCCCGGCATCGGCAATCAATCGGATTCCATTGGTATCTTGGACGCCTGGCGGAGCTTTCTGCATCGCCACGACGCTCCGTCTCCGCCGATCGAGTACGTCATTGGTTTTCGACTGCGGCTGCCGCGCACGTTGCTTGCGTTGGAGGCGGGAGTCGCCCTGGCGCTGTGCGGGGCCGTCTTCCAGACGCTCTTTCGCAATGCTTTGGCCACGCCGTATACGCTCGGCATCGCCAGCGGCGGTTCCCTCGGCGCGCTGATGGCCATTTTCTGGGGGATCGAGTTCACGATCCTCGGGATCTCCGGCGTCACGCTTTTTGCGTTCATCGGCGCCCTCGCCGTGATCGCCGTCGTGTTTCTCTTTACGCGCGGAACGCGCCGCCTGACCACCAACGAACTGCTCCTGGCCGGTGTGACGCTGGGGATGTTCTGCTCGGCGATGATGATGCTCGTCACCTCGATGTCCAACGTCCGCCAGACCTTTGAGATCATTCGCTGGATGATGGGATCCCTGGAGTCGATCGGCCATCTGAATTGGGCGTCCAATCTGCCGCTGATCGTCCCCGCGTGCGCGCTTCTGCTGGCGTCCGGCCGGGCGCTCAATCAATATCTCCTCGGCGATGAACTGGCCGCGGCGCGCGGGGTGAACGTGGCGCGGCTCCAGGCCATCTGCATCCTATGTGGTTCGTTGGCGACGGCCTCTGTCGTCGCCGTCTGCGGGCCGATCGGTTTCGTCGGTCTGGTCGTGCCGCATGTGACTGCACTCATGGTGGGCCGCGATTGCCGAATACTGCTGCCCGTGTCAGCGCTGCTCGGCGGCGTCTTCCTGGCGGTCTGCGACTGGATTTCTCAGCTCGCCATGGTCTGGGCGGGGGCGCTTGCCGGTCAGAGTCTCGCCGTCGTGGTCCTGCCGATCGGGGTCGTGACCGCCCTGGTCGGAGTTCCGATTTTTCTGGTCTTGTTACATCGTCGGGTCGCGTAA
- a CDS encoding ABC transporter ATP-binding protein, translating into MTDAEGPILAARAVSFGFSQRPDFLKPVSLEVGRGQCWGIIGPNGAGKSTLLRLLAGLLTPRSGAILLGDRPLGEIGVRDRARQIAFLPQSPPRDVAMSARDIVLLGRYPHRQFGIFESAVDFQIAHRAMSTTQTLEYADRSLSTLSGGEAQRVHIAAALTQEPALLLLDEPTAALDLFHQLSIFGMLQGLTQQSGLAVVVVTHDLNLAARFCTHVLLLDDGRTVASGPPESVITPRVLEPVYGVRLVAVQAGLGREWIVPADAKERNTP; encoded by the coding sequence TTGACTGACGCCGAAGGCCCCATCCTTGCCGCCAGAGCGGTTTCGTTCGGCTTCTCGCAGCGACCGGACTTTCTCAAGCCCGTCTCGCTGGAGGTTGGACGGGGTCAGTGCTGGGGAATCATTGGGCCGAACGGCGCGGGTAAGAGCACGCTTTTGCGACTTCTCGCCGGGCTTCTGACGCCCCGATCCGGAGCGATTCTTCTTGGAGACCGCCCATTGGGCGAAATTGGGGTTCGTGATCGCGCCCGACAAATTGCCTTCCTCCCGCAGAGCCCGCCGCGCGACGTGGCCATGTCCGCCCGCGATATCGTACTCTTGGGGCGCTATCCGCATCGCCAGTTCGGTATTTTCGAGAGCGCGGTTGATTTCCAGATTGCGCATCGAGCGATGAGCACTACTCAGACCCTGGAGTATGCCGATCGGTCATTGTCCACACTTTCGGGGGGCGAAGCGCAGCGCGTGCACATCGCTGCCGCGCTGACCCAGGAGCCGGCGCTGCTGCTGCTTGATGAACCGACTGCGGCACTCGACCTCTTTCACCAGCTTTCGATCTTCGGGATGCTCCAGGGATTGACGCAGCAGTCGGGGCTGGCCGTCGTCGTGGTCACGCATGATCTGAACCTGGCCGCGCGATTCTGCACACACGTCTTGTTGCTCGATGATGGCCGGACCGTCGCGTCCGGTCCTCCGGAGTCGGTCATCACGCCGCGCGTCCTTGAACCGGTGTATGGCGTTCGGTTAGTGGCGGTGCAGGCCGGTCTGGGCCGCGAGTGGATCGTGCCGGCGGACGCCAAGGAGCGGAATACGCCATGA
- a CDS encoding helical backbone metal receptor produces MTSHFSVVLMCGLVIGTGAGCRPAESPSVSSAPSAPRRIISISPNSTEIIAALGAADRLVAVSDFCVWPESIKKLPRVGGLFDVNLEAILRLHPDLIVLRGRHHGVEQLCASGGIRLFRDRTESLADIFATLEELGEVLDCREQAAAAQQRMRDRLMAIVKAVDGRARPRVLITLARSTDAITSVMVGGKGTFVDDMITAAGGQNVFGDLSAAYPSVAQEAILVARPEVIIDAMPEVNLTSELEAKARRQWRELGPLPAVETNRVFLLCDENATIPSPRIVDVIAKLAKWFHPEATID; encoded by the coding sequence ATGACCAGCCACTTTTCTGTCGTGTTGATGTGCGGGCTGGTGATCGGGACGGGTGCGGGCTGTCGGCCGGCGGAGTCACCGTCGGTTTCGTCCGCGCCCTCCGCTCCGCGGCGGATCATCTCCATCTCGCCCAACTCGACGGAGATCATCGCGGCCCTGGGCGCGGCGGATCGGCTCGTGGCGGTCAGCGACTTCTGCGTTTGGCCGGAGTCCATCAAAAAGTTGCCGCGCGTCGGGGGGCTCTTTGACGTCAACCTGGAAGCCATTCTCAGGTTGCATCCTGACTTGATCGTATTGCGCGGGCGGCACCACGGCGTCGAGCAGCTCTGCGCGTCCGGCGGCATACGCCTGTTTCGCGATCGAACCGAGAGCCTCGCCGACATCTTTGCGACGCTGGAGGAACTAGGCGAGGTCCTCGATTGCCGGGAGCAGGCGGCCGCCGCCCAACAGCGAATGCGCGACCGACTGATGGCCATCGTAAAGGCCGTCGACGGACGGGCTCGTCCGCGCGTGTTAATCACCCTGGCGCGCAGTACGGATGCGATTACTTCCGTCATGGTCGGCGGAAAGGGCACGTTTGTGGACGACATGATCACGGCCGCGGGTGGGCAAAACGTTTTTGGAGACTTGTCGGCGGCCTATCCGAGCGTCGCGCAGGAGGCGATCCTCGTGGCCCGGCCGGAGGTTATCATCGACGCGATGCCGGAAGTGAATCTGACGTCCGAGTTGGAAGCGAAGGCTCGTCGGCAATGGCGGGAGCTGGGGCCTCTGCCGGCCGTGGAAACAAACCGGGTGTTTCTTCTCTGCGACGAGAACGCCACCATCCCGTCACCCCGGATCGTGGACGTGATCGCGAAACTGGCGAAGTGGTTCCATCCGGAGGCGACGATTGACTGA